The Rhodococcus sp. ABRD24 genome contains the following window.
AGGACCGGAAGGATCACCGCAGCGAAATCACTTGTCGCACCGGTAACCGCAATCCTCGTTCTCATTCAACCCCCTCGTGACGCGCGTGCCGCCGACGCCTCCAGCCCGATCCTATTCCGCCATTTCGTCGACGGTCTGCGAGATCACGTCGATCGCCGTCCGCAGTTGGGCGTCCGTGTGCGTGGCCATCACACACAGTCTCAGTAGCGCACCGCTCCGTGGGACCGCGGGATGCAGCGCCGCGCTGGTGAAGACTCCACGATCGAAGAGCTTGCGCCACAGTGCTATCGCCTTCAGATCATCACCCACATGAAGCGCGACGATGGGCGAGGCTGCCTGGGTACCATCCGGCATCGGCGACTGCACACCGATGTCGAGCCCGCTCGCAACCAACCCATCGCGCAGGGTCGTCGCGTTGGCGACGGCTCGTCGAGCCAGCTGCTCGCCCTCCTCGCTGCGAATGATGCGGATCGCGGCGAGCGCACCTCCGATCGCAGCAGGCACGCCGGAGGTGGTGAAGAGGAAGCCACGAGCATGCACTCGCAGGGTGTCGAGCAGGTCGTGGGATCCGGCAATGAATCCACCGGTGGAGCTGGGGCCCTTGGACAGTGACGCCATGCGGATGTCCGTAGTTCCCGCCACGCCGAGCAGTTCGGCTACTCCGGTCCGCTTCGGTCCGAACAACCCCAGGCTGTGCGCCTCGTCCACCATCAACGCGGCACCGTACCGCTCGCACACCTGCGACATCGCGTCGAGCGGCGCGAAGTCGCCCTCCATCGAATACAACCCATCGACGACGACCAGCACCGCGCCGCCGCCCTCCACCGGCTCGGCCAGCACGCTCTCGAGATGTTCGACGTCGTTGTGCCGGAACTTGCGCACGGTGGCCCCGGACAGCGCGCTTCCGTCACGGATCGAGGCGTGGGCCGCGGCATCGACGACGATCACATCGCCCTTGCCCACGATCGCGCTGATGGTTCCGAGATTCGTCTGATACCCGGTGGTGAACACAATCGCACCGTCGGTGCCGTGCCAATCCGCAATCTCGGCCTCGAGCTCGATGTGCAAATCGAGGGTGCCGTTGAGGAGACGGCTCCCGGTGACAGCACAGCCGAACCGGTCCAGCGCCTGCTGCGCCCCCTGCTTGAGGCCCGGATGGTCGGCGAGACCGAGGTAGTTGTTGGAGCCGAGCATGATCTTGTCGGCCCCCTCGACCCGGACGACGGGCGCCGTCGCGGACTCCATCACCCGGAAGTACGGGGAGACGTCCGACTCCCGGATCGCGCGCAACAGCTCCACCCGTGCATCCCCGCCGAGTCGCTGCATCAGCTGGTTGACCGCCATCGATTCCATTCCCCTGTTCTTCTGTTCAGCCGCGATCGAAGGCAGCAAGCCGGTGCCGCATATCGGTGTAGCTGGGACCCTGTACAGGATGTGAACTATATCCGTGTTTCCGCTCCCGCCCGAACATTTCACCGGTTCCCCCGGCGGGCATCACAGGCAGCTCGAACGATCGATGCAGATTTGCCAAAACTTGTTTTGCCACAACCAATTTGGACGTTCGGAGGGCCTGCGGCCCCGTGCGTGGTTTGCGAGTCCAGAGACTCGCAAACCACGCACGGGGCGGAGTTGGCCCGATCGGCCCCCGTTCGGGGGGAGACGCTGATTCAATGAGGGATGCGCCGAAATGCTGGGCTGACGACCGGATCGGGGGCGGGCCTGGTCCTGCTCGTCCTCGCGGCCGGGCAGTTCCTGATGACGCTCGACAGTTCGGTGATGAACGTGTCGATGGCCGCAGTCGCGTCCGATCTCGGCACCACCATCACCGGAATCCAGACCGCAATCACGCTGTACACCCTGGTCATGGCGACACTGATGATCACGGGCGGCAAGATCGGCAGCATCCTCGGCCGCCGCCGCGCGTTCGCCATCGGACTCGTCGTCTACGGCGCGGGATCGTTCACCACCGCGCTGGCACCGAATCTTCCAGTGCTGTTGGTCGGCTGGTCCCTGCTCGAGGGGATCGGAGCCGCGCTCATCATGCCCGCAATCGTCGCTCTGGTCGCGTCGAACTTTGCGGCGGAGCGACGGCCCGGCGCCTACGGGCTGATCGCCGCGGCCGGAGCGGTTGCAGTGGCGGCTGGACCGCTCATCGGCGGCGCCGTGACGACATTCGCCTCGTGGCGTTATGTTTTCGCAGGCGAGGTTGTACTGGTCGTACTGATCCTCCCGGTATTGCGCCGGATCGAGGACGTCCCGGCGTCGAGGGTCCGGCTCGACCTTGTCGGCTCGGTACTGTCGGTCGTCGGCTTGGGCCTGGCGGTCTTCGCCGTGCTCCGATCCGGCGAATGGGGCTGGCTGCGCGGCCGGCCGGGTAGTCCGGAGATCCTCGGCCTCTCACCCGTCTTCTGGTTGATCCTCACCGGGCTCCTGGTGGTGTACGTGTTCATACAGTGGGAGTCGCATGTGGCCCGCACTGGCCGGGAACCGCTGCTCGACACGAGCCTGCTCGCCAACCGCCAGCTGTCCGGCGGCCTGGCGATGTTCTTTGCCCAGTTCATCGTTCAGGCGGGCGTCTTCTTCGCAGTACCGTTGTTCCTGTCCGTCGTACTCGAACTCAGCGCTCTGCAGACGGGTATCCGACTGTTCCCGCTGTCGCTGGCGCTTCTGTTGGCCGCGATCGGCATCCCGCGGCTTCGACCGCACGCCTCGCCGCGCCGTGTCGTCCGGCTCGGGCTCGCGTCGATGATCGTCGGCATCGTCATCCTCGCGGGCGGCATGAGTCCGGGCGCCGACGCCGAAGTTGTGGCAATTCCGATGGTGTTGATGGGGCTCGGTCTGGGTGCGCTGGCATCCCAGCTCGGCGCGGTCACCGTCTCGGCGGTGCCCGATTCGCGCAGCGCCGAGGTGGGCGGACTGCAGAACACCGCGACCAACCTCGGCGCTTCCCTCGGCACCGCCCTCATCGGCTCGGTGCTGATCGCGACCCTGAGCGCATCGGTGATCGCCGGGATCGAGAACGACCCCCGGGTGCCCGACTCGGTTCGCAGCCAAGCCACCACCGAACTCACCGGTGGTGTGCCATTCCTCAGCGATACCCAGCTGCGTACGGCACTCGACGGGGCCTCGGTGGATCCCACCGTCGCAGATGCCGTGGTCGAGGCCAATTCCGATGCGCGCCTCGAGGCGCTAC
Protein-coding sequences here:
- a CDS encoding aminotransferase class I/II-fold pyridoxal phosphate-dependent enzyme, whose protein sequence is MAVNQLMQRLGGDARVELLRAIRESDVSPYFRVMESATAPVVRVEGADKIMLGSNNYLGLADHPGLKQGAQQALDRFGCAVTGSRLLNGTLDLHIELEAEIADWHGTDGAIVFTTGYQTNLGTISAIVGKGDVIVVDAAAHASIRDGSALSGATVRKFRHNDVEHLESVLAEPVEGGGAVLVVVDGLYSMEGDFAPLDAMSQVCERYGAALMVDEAHSLGLFGPKRTGVAELLGVAGTTDIRMASLSKGPSSTGGFIAGSHDLLDTLRVHARGFLFTTSGVPAAIGGALAAIRIIRSEEGEQLARRAVANATTLRDGLVASGLDIGVQSPMPDGTQAASPIVALHVGDDLKAIALWRKLFDRGVFTSAALHPAVPRSGALLRLCVMATHTDAQLRTAIDVISQTVDEMAE
- a CDS encoding MFS transporter, yielding MRRNAGLTTGSGAGLVLLVLAAGQFLMTLDSSVMNVSMAAVASDLGTTITGIQTAITLYTLVMATLMITGGKIGSILGRRRAFAIGLVVYGAGSFTTALAPNLPVLLVGWSLLEGIGAALIMPAIVALVASNFAAERRPGAYGLIAAAGAVAVAAGPLIGGAVTTFASWRYVFAGEVVLVVLILPVLRRIEDVPASRVRLDLVGSVLSVVGLGLAVFAVLRSGEWGWLRGRPGSPEILGLSPVFWLILTGLLVVYVFIQWESHVARTGREPLLDTSLLANRQLSGGLAMFFAQFIVQAGVFFAVPLFLSVVLELSALQTGIRLFPLSLALLLAAIGIPRLRPHASPRRVVRLGLASMIVGIVILAGGMSPGADAEVVAIPMVLMGLGLGALASQLGAVTVSAVPDSRSAEVGGLQNTATNLGASLGTALIGSVLIATLSASVIAGIENDPRVPDSVRSQATTELTGGVPFLSDTQLRTALDGASVDPTVADAVVEANSDARLEALQGAFSVAALLAVSALFFTGRLPRRAPGDPET